The following are encoded in a window of Pseudalgibacter alginicilyticus genomic DNA:
- a CDS encoding sulfatase family protein has protein sequence MKLNKILFVALFISSLVSAQQKPNIVYIICDDLGYGDVQVLNPEKGKILTPNIDVFAKEAMTFTDAHSASAVCTPSRYAILTGRYSWRSRLQQGVLASGDELEPLIAKDLMTVPKLLKTAGYKTTAIGKWHLGFKFVDDNGNPVQVYEGKKVIGPAIGSTVPNGPISRGFDSYIGFHHSRVMETVIKDDKVIDKMEPIKMLQFLGDHATEYIAKEAKAGEPFFMYLALNSPHSPVVPSKDWQGKSGMGAYADFVMETDFVVGRVLKALKENGIEDNTLVYFTSDNGCSAPVAKAGKLEKEFGHYPSANFRGYKSDIWEGGHRIPFIVKWPGVIEADSENDKLICQTSLMATCADIVDLNLDDKSGVDSYSILSLLKNKKAKSDYNVVVHHSINGKFSIRNKKWKLELTPGSGGWSAPTDNKAIKENYPDIQLYNMKKDVEETTNVYDKYPQVVEKLTSQLIDIVENGRTTSGELQENDVTVDIFKKGVTKKASVH, from the coding sequence ATGAAACTAAATAAAATACTTTTTGTAGCGCTATTCATTTCAAGTCTAGTATCGGCACAACAAAAACCTAATATTGTTTACATTATTTGTGATGATTTAGGCTATGGAGATGTTCAGGTTTTAAATCCAGAAAAGGGTAAGATTTTAACTCCAAACATAGATGTTTTTGCTAAAGAAGCCATGACATTTACAGATGCGCATTCTGCTTCGGCGGTTTGTACACCATCTCGATATGCAATTTTAACGGGGCGTTATTCTTGGCGTTCAAGGTTGCAACAAGGTGTTTTGGCAAGTGGCGATGAACTTGAACCTTTGATAGCTAAAGATTTAATGACAGTACCAAAACTATTAAAAACTGCAGGTTATAAAACCACAGCTATTGGGAAATGGCATTTAGGATTCAAGTTTGTAGATGATAATGGAAATCCAGTACAGGTTTACGAGGGAAAAAAAGTAATTGGTCCTGCAATAGGCTCTACTGTACCTAATGGTCCAATTTCAAGAGGTTTTGATTCTTACATTGGGTTTCATCATTCTAGAGTTATGGAAACAGTAATTAAAGATGATAAGGTAATCGATAAAATGGAGCCGATTAAAATGCTTCAGTTTTTAGGCGATCATGCTACTGAATATATTGCTAAAGAAGCTAAAGCCGGTGAGCCATTTTTTATGTATTTGGCTTTAAATTCTCCGCATAGTCCGGTTGTACCATCTAAGGATTGGCAAGGTAAAAGCGGTATGGGTGCATATGCAGATTTTGTTATGGAAACCGATTTTGTGGTTGGCCGTGTGTTAAAAGCCCTAAAAGAAAATGGTATTGAAGATAATACACTTGTCTATTTTACCAGTGATAATGGGTGTTCTGCTCCAGTTGCTAAAGCAGGAAAATTAGAAAAAGAATTTGGGCATTATCCAAGCGCAAATTTTAGAGGGTATAAATCTGATATTTGGGAAGGTGGCCACCGCATTCCGTTTATTGTAAAATGGCCAGGTGTTATTGAAGCGGATTCAGAAAACGATAAACTAATTTGCCAAACCAGTTTAATGGCGACTTGTGCGGATATCGTTGATTTAAATTTAGACGATAAAAGTGGTGTAGATTCATATAGTATCTTATCATTATTAAAGAACAAAAAAGCCAAATCCGATTATAATGTAGTGGTGCATCATTCTATTAACGGAAAATTTTCTATCCGTAATAAAAAATGGAAATTAGAATTAACTCCAGGTTCTGGTGGATGGTCTGCACCAACAGATAATAAAGCTATTAAAGAAAATTATCCAGATATTCAACTCTATAATATGAAAAAAGATGTTGAAGAAACTACAAATGTTTATGATAAATATCCACAAGTGGTTGAAAAATTAACATCACAACTCATTGATATTGTAGAAAACGGAAGAACAACTTCGGGGGAATTACAGGAAAATGACGTTACAGTAGATATTTTTAAAAAAGGAGTCACTAAAAAAGCGTCTGTACATTAA
- a CDS encoding GH92 family glycosyl hydrolase, translated as MRINTTKTPAYFAIILSGLIAVSCSTSKTKIEDATPEIADVKQAVDYIDPIIGAITYGEKSKDAHGFGKTFPGSATPFGLVQLSPDTVSDGDNGPGYSYAHTTIEGFSFTHMSGIGWFGDLGNFLVTPTVGKLQTNRGVEKDPESGYRSRYSHDTEVTEAGYYAVTLDDYKVKTELTSAPRAGIIRFTYPESDSSRVQIDLARRVGGTSTEQYIKIVNENTIQGWMKCPPEGGGWGAGAGNADYVVYFYCQFSKPLKDYGIWSADLPDVKRKMRWIRKDNYQDAIKNAKIYTDKTELQGEHLGFYTNFNTKAGEEVLVKSGISFVSIAGAKENLEHDINHWDFDKTRQEARDSWSEAIKRIKVSGATDTEKTIFYTAMYHTMIDPRAFSDVNGNYMGADKKVHQTKGFTYRTIFSGWDVFRSQFPLQTIINPALVDDEINSLLQMAEFSGKEYLPRWEMLNSYSGVMLGNPAVSVINDAYQKGIRNYDIEKAFTYSKNTVDNTGNGTLGYSHKHISKTLEYAYSDWALATMAKSLGKDAIADEYFKKSKNYKNIWNDEVNWFRAKDSTGTWLEWKGKTVHGQGCIESNPYQQGWFVPHDIEGLKELMGGETAFKNELISFFENTPEDFLWNNYYNHPNEPVHHVPFMLNEAGVPHLTQKYTRKICNNAYGTDAYGLCGNEDVGQMSAWYVLASIGLHPINPGDNKYQITSPVFNDIEIELDTEYYSGKTFKIIAHNNSEENIYIQSMELNGKPLNRFWISHEEITSGGILEMEMGPEPVIK; from the coding sequence ATGAGAATTAACACAACAAAAACACCAGCTTACTTCGCTATTATTTTAAGTGGATTAATTGCAGTGTCGTGTTCAACTTCAAAAACAAAAATTGAAGATGCAACACCTGAAATAGCAGATGTAAAACAAGCAGTAGATTATATAGATCCTATAATAGGAGCGATTACCTATGGTGAAAAATCTAAAGATGCTCATGGTTTTGGAAAAACCTTTCCAGGCTCGGCAACGCCTTTTGGCTTGGTGCAATTAAGTCCAGATACAGTGTCTGATGGCGATAATGGACCTGGTTATTCTTATGCACATACCACTATTGAAGGGTTTAGTTTTACGCACATGAGTGGTATTGGTTGGTTTGGAGATTTAGGTAACTTTCTAGTTACGCCAACAGTAGGAAAATTACAAACGAATAGAGGTGTTGAAAAAGATCCGGAAAGTGGTTACCGTTCACGTTATTCGCACGATACCGAAGTTACAGAAGCCGGATATTACGCTGTTACATTAGATGATTATAAAGTTAAAACCGAATTAACTTCTGCACCTAGAGCAGGAATAATTCGTTTTACCTATCCAGAAAGCGATAGTTCTCGTGTGCAAATAGATTTGGCGCGTAGAGTAGGCGGAACATCAACAGAACAATACATAAAAATTGTAAATGAAAACACCATTCAAGGTTGGATGAAATGTCCACCAGAAGGTGGAGGTTGGGGTGCTGGTGCCGGAAACGCCGATTATGTTGTGTATTTTTATTGTCAGTTTAGCAAGCCTTTAAAAGATTATGGTATTTGGAGTGCAGATTTACCAGATGTAAAGCGTAAAATGCGTTGGATACGTAAAGATAATTATCAAGATGCCATTAAAAACGCTAAAATTTATACCGATAAAACTGAATTACAAGGGGAACATTTAGGCTTTTACACCAATTTTAATACCAAAGCAGGCGAAGAAGTTTTAGTAAAAAGCGGTATTTCCTTTGTAAGTATTGCAGGTGCTAAAGAAAACTTAGAACATGATATTAACCATTGGGATTTTGATAAAACCAGGCAAGAAGCACGTGATAGTTGGAGTGAAGCTATAAAACGCATAAAAGTTTCGGGAGCTACGGATACTGAAAAAACTATTTTTTATACAGCTATGTATCATACTATGATAGACCCTAGAGCATTTTCTGATGTTAATGGAAATTATATGGGGGCTGATAAGAAAGTTCACCAAACAAAGGGGTTTACATATCGTACTATTTTTAGTGGTTGGGATGTCTTCCGCTCTCAATTTCCATTACAAACCATTATTAACCCAGCATTAGTTGATGATGAAATTAACTCTTTATTACAGATGGCAGAATTTAGTGGTAAAGAATATTTACCACGATGGGAAATGCTTAATTCATATTCAGGGGTTATGTTAGGTAATCCTGCGGTTTCTGTTATTAATGATGCTTATCAAAAAGGGATTCGTAATTATGATATAGAAAAAGCGTTTACGTATTCCAAAAATACAGTGGACAATACTGGAAATGGTACGTTAGGATATTCCCATAAACATATTTCTAAAACGTTGGAATATGCCTATTCAGATTGGGCTTTAGCTACAATGGCTAAATCTTTAGGGAAAGATGCTATTGCAGACGAATATTTCAAAAAAAGTAAAAATTATAAAAATATTTGGAATGATGAAGTAAATTGGTTTCGGGCTAAAGATAGTACAGGAACTTGGTTAGAGTGGAAAGGAAAAACGGTACATGGTCAAGGTTGTATAGAAAGTAATCCGTACCAACAAGGTTGGTTTGTACCACATGATATTGAAGGATTAAAAGAACTTATGGGAGGAGAAACTGCTTTTAAAAATGAATTGATTTCTTTTTTTGAAAATACACCCGAAGATTTTCTTTGGAATAATTATTACAATCATCCTAACGAGCCTGTTCACCACGTTCCTTTTATGCTAAATGAAGCAGGTGTACCACATTTAACTCAGAAGTATACACGAAAAATTTGTAACAATGCCTATGGTACTGATGCTTACGGATTGTGTGGTAATGAAGATGTTGGACAAATGTCGGCTTGGTATGTTTTGGCATCAATAGGGCTACATCCAATAAACCCAGGCGATAATAAATATCAAATAACAAG